CGCAGACTAGCGCCCGCTGTGCCGGGCCACGCGGCAAAGGGCCGAAGCGCGGCCATTGACCGCGGCGCGATCCTGAGCACGCCCACGTCTGTGAGCTGCAAATCGCGTTTGCCCGGAACGATTGCGATTCGAACCGCAGTGACTGCGCTGTCAAGCTCGGGCGGTAGGCAAGCCCGCGCGGCGGCGAGTGTCTCTACGAGGCCCACCTGAGGCTGCACCTCTGCAGTGAAGCGCAGCTGCTCGCCGTCAGCAACCGCCAGGCGGACAGTTGACGCTGTGAGATCGATACCGAGCTGCATACATCTATTGTCTCGCCTAGAGGGGCTCTCGTCAGTCGAGCGGCTTCCCCTCAGTTTCAGGAAGCGTCACCGCTGCGAGCACTGCGATAACAAGGAAGACGAGAATGAAGAGCACCGTCATTGTGAACGACACCGACGCGGCAAGCAGCGCGCCAACGGCGACGGGGGCGATAGCGTTCGAGATCAACTGAGCCGCAGTGGCCCACGAGTAGCCCGCGGCGCGTACCCGGGTCGGGTAGAACTCCCCATTCCACGTGTTCCAGACGCCCCAGCCACCGAGGATGAAGAACGACATCACAAAGTTTGCGACATACAGCGACGGCAGGTCCCACGACACCGCGAAGAGCACACCGCCGAGAATCGCCCCGACGAGGAAGGCAACGAAGGTGAGCTTGCGGCCGAACCGCTTAGTGCACCAGGCCGCGGCAAGGTAGCCGGGAATCATGATCACGGCGCTGAGCGCGACAAAGCCGAGCGAGTCTGCAAGTGTGAGCCCCCGCTCCTGCAGCAGTGTGGGCAGCCACACCTGCAGCCCCCAGTAGCCCCAGTTGAACGCAAAGTTCACGATGAGCATCAGCAGTGTGCGACGCCGCATGTCGCGACGCAGCAGCTGCAGAGGGTTCCCCGCTTGGTCAGCCTGCGCTTCGCGTACGAACTCGGTGCCTGGAGCGACATCAACGCCGAGACCACGAAGTACCTTTGCGGCCTTACCGTGTTCACCGCGGCTGACGAGGAAATAGGGCGACTCGGGCACCCAGAATGCAACGACGATCACCCAGAGGCACGCGACCGCTGCTGCAAAGGCTACAACCTGCCAGCCCGCGTCGTGGAAGAGCGAGGTGACACCGATCGCAACGAGAGTGCCGATGGGCCATCCGATCGACAGCAGCACAGCCGCTCGTCCGCGCTGCCGTGAGGGCATCAGTTCAAGGAAGTACGGAAACACGACCGTGTATGCGCCCGCAAGCGCAAAGCCCGAGAGCACCCGCAGCCCGACGAGCATCTCAAAGTTCGGCGCGAGCGGCACGATGGCGGCAACGATGCCATACGCGATGAAACTCACGATGGTGACGGGCCGCCGCCCGACACGGTCGGCAATCGGCCCCCAGATGAGTGCGCCGGGAATCATGCCGATTGCCACAGCTGAGAGCACGAGGCCGAGCTTTGTCTCGTCGAGGCCGAAGTGGTTCGAGACGTCGCCCGCGACGTAGACGAGCGCGAGTTGCTCCCACGATTCAATGACGAAGATCACAAACATGGCGATCACGATCCGCACGTGTGCGGGTGTGAACCGCATGTGCTCGTAGACGTCTTGAAGCGCGACAGGTCCGGTGGTCCGGGCCGCAGCAGCTGAAGTGGTTTCCAACGAGACTCCCTTGTCGATCGATACGGTTCGGAGCCAACTTAGGTCACTGCTTCACCCGCAGACTGGGCGGCAGGCACACTCTGAACCCCTCCAGCCGGGCGACAAGCACTGGGGCTGAGTCAGCGCAGGGTACGACCGTGCCGCTCCATCCAGGTTCCGGTGCGGCGACGCTCCACAAAAATCATTGCGAGCCCAATAAGCCACAACGGGATCTGTGCGGCAAACGCTACCTTGAAGGCAGTGAGCGAGTAAGTCTCGGGTGAGCCTGCGCCCTGAAGATCCAAGATGATGCCGATGAGCATCACCAGGAGTAGCGCAGCGGTGAATCCCCCGGTGTTCACGAGCCCAGTGCCAAAACCTGCGAAGCTGCGTGGGGTGTGGGACCTAGCGACCTCAAAGGCGATCATCGATGCAGGTCCGCCAAGCGGCAGGATGACGAGCAGCGCAATGATGAGCCAGCCCGGCGGCATGCCCGGCCACAGCAGCACCGCAAGCCACGTCACCATAATGAGCACGGTGATACCGATCACCAGCAAGACCCTACGCTCGATGAAGCGCGAACTGATCGGACCAAGTACCAGGCCCGCGACCATCGATGAGATCACCGTGAGGCTCAGCAGGCCGCTCGCCGCGGGCGCGCTCATCCCGAGACCGCCAGTCAAGAACGGCGTGCCCCATAGCAGCAGGAATGCCTGAGCAGAGAACGGTGTCACGAAGTGAATCCAGTACGCGAGTCTGACTCCAGGAATCGACAGGAGTCGCCGCACCCGGGAGAGGATCCCCTCTTTCCCGCCCGTGTTCTTTCGGCCCGCGCGGCCGCGCCCAACAACGGGAATCATGTTCGTCGCAGGCGGAGCCATCGTCACGGTCGTGATCGGGGCCGCAGCCAACGCTTCTGAGTTCTTCGTGATCTTGCCAGTTCGCCTGGTGAGGCGTTCGAACGCTGTGCGGCGCCCAGGGGCATCTCGCAGCACGACGAATCCGAGCAAGAACGAGAGCACGCCGACTGCAGCGATACCGAGGAAGCCTGTTGCCCACCCGAAGGTGTCGACGACGAAGGCGAGCGGCGCGACCGAAACGAGCTGTCCGACCTGACCGATCAGTCCGGTCACCTGGCCGAGCGTCGACAATTGGCGCGGCTTGAACCACTCGGGAAGGAGCCTCATAACTGCCGTGAATGTGCACGCGTCGCCCGCACCCACGAGGATGCGCGCGAGGATGGCGAACTCAACGTTTGCGACTGTCGCCATGACGATCTGTCCGGTGAGCATCAGCGCAGAACCCGCGAGGATCAGGATCGTGGATCCGTAGCGGTCGAGCAGGATCCCGACTGGTATCTGGCACGCCGCGTACACGAGGAGCTGGATCACCGGGAAGGCCGCGAGCGTCGACGCGTCGATCGAGAAGTGATCTTGTGTCGCGGGCCCGAGCGCCGAGAGGGATGAACGGTTCACGATCGCGATCGCGTAGAGCGTGACCGCCACTCCCCACACCACCCAGGGAAGGAATGGTTTCGAGGCTCGCATGAATTCAATGCTAGTCCTGTGTGAGGCCAATCCAGCGTAGGCACGGCTCTCGACCTCAGCTGAGGACTTCCCGACTATTCTAGGAATCTATGAGCTCGACTATTCACACCGAGGGTAGCGCCGCCGAGAGCGGGACGCCGCAGCCGCACGAATTGGTGTCCATCCTGCGCGACAGGATCCTGCACGGCGAGCTCGCGCCGGGGCAGCGGCTCGTCGAGCGTACGCTCGCGAGCGAGCTCGGAGTGTCACGGATTCCGGTGCGCGACGCCCTGAACATTCTTCGCGGCGAGGGATTCGTCTCCGCGCTCCCGAACCGTGGCATGACGGTGGCGGCGCTGTCGCCGCAGGACGTCGAGGAGCTGTTTGAGGTGCGCGAGTCGCTCGAGGTGCTCGCGGTACGCCGGGCTACGGAGCGCGCGACGCCCGACGAGATCGACAGGCTCGAGGAGTCAATCGCGGCCTCCGAAGTGGCTTGGGAACGCGCAGACACTGCTGCTGTCGGTCAATGCAATCAGGAATTCCACGACTTGCTCTGGAAGATGGCGCACAACTCCCTCCTGTCGTCGCTCATGGAGCCTCTGGAGGGCCGCATGCACTGGCTACTCAGGCAGAATGATGACCCGCGCCGTCTCCAGGCGGAGCACGTCGCTATTCTCGCCGCAATCCGAAGCGGCGACGCTGAGCTCGCCGCCCGGGCTGCTTTGGATCACGTGCAGACGAGCCGAGAGATCTGGCTTGATCTCTCGGCTCGCAGGCGCACCGCTTAGTCTCGCGGCGGCAGTGGCGGCCCGTCTGGGAAGTCGCTGCGGGTGAGATCGAGAAACAT
Above is a window of Leucobacter aridicollis DNA encoding:
- a CDS encoding MFS transporter, with protein sequence METTSAAAARTTGPVALQDVYEHMRFTPAHVRIVIAMFVIFVIESWEQLALVYVAGDVSNHFGLDETKLGLVLSAVAIGMIPGALIWGPIADRVGRRPVTIVSFIAYGIVAAIVPLAPNFEMLVGLRVLSGFALAGAYTVVFPYFLELMPSRQRGRAAVLLSIGWPIGTLVAIGVTSLFHDAGWQVVAFAAAVACLWVIVVAFWVPESPYFLVSRGEHGKAAKVLRGLGVDVAPGTEFVREAQADQAGNPLQLLRRDMRRRTLLMLIVNFAFNWGYWGLQVWLPTLLQERGLTLADSLGFVALSAVIMIPGYLAAAWCTKRFGRKLTFVAFLVGAILGGVLFAVSWDLPSLYVANFVMSFFILGGWGVWNTWNGEFYPTRVRAAGYSWATAAQLISNAIAPVAVGALLAASVSFTMTVLFILVFLVIAVLAAVTLPETEGKPLD
- a CDS encoding MFS transporter, translating into MRASKPFLPWVVWGVAVTLYAIAIVNRSSLSALGPATQDHFSIDASTLAAFPVIQLLVYAACQIPVGILLDRYGSTILILAGSALMLTGQIVMATVANVEFAILARILVGAGDACTFTAVMRLLPEWFKPRQLSTLGQVTGLIGQVGQLVSVAPLAFVVDTFGWATGFLGIAAVGVLSFLLGFVVLRDAPGRRTAFERLTRRTGKITKNSEALAAAPITTVTMAPPATNMIPVVGRGRAGRKNTGGKEGILSRVRRLLSIPGVRLAYWIHFVTPFSAQAFLLLWGTPFLTGGLGMSAPAASGLLSLTVISSMVAGLVLGPISSRFIERRVLLVIGITVLIMVTWLAVLLWPGMPPGWLIIALLVILPLGGPASMIAFEVARSHTPRSFAGFGTGLVNTGGFTAALLLVMLIGIILDLQGAGSPETYSLTAFKVAFAAQIPLWLIGLAMIFVERRRTGTWMERHGRTLR
- a CDS encoding GntR family transcriptional regulator, whose amino-acid sequence is MSSTIHTEGSAAESGTPQPHELVSILRDRILHGELAPGQRLVERTLASELGVSRIPVRDALNILRGEGFVSALPNRGMTVAALSPQDVEELFEVRESLEVLAVRRATERATPDEIDRLEESIAASEVAWERADTAAVGQCNQEFHDLLWKMAHNSLLSSLMEPLEGRMHWLLRQNDDPRRLQAEHVAILAAIRSGDAELAARAALDHVQTSREIWLDLSARRRTA